From Sphingomonas hengshuiensis, one genomic window encodes:
- a CDS encoding aldo/keto reductase: protein MAERTLGTLPVSAIGLGCMNLSHAYGETPAPEDAARLLNRALDLGVTLLDTAALYGGGANERLLGEAVRHRRDSFVLASKCVLDLADGKRILDGSPAAIARSLDGALARLRTDHIDLYYLHRLDPNVPIEESVGALARAREAGKIGAIGLSEMSAATIERAHAVHPIAAVQSEYSPMVRNPEVAVLDTCRRLGIGFVAFSPVARGMLAGAVRAADYVAGDIRLAMPRFVEPNLAHNLRAVAAFEALADEIGCTPGQLSLGWVLAQGDTVVPIPGTRSIAHLEENLGAAGLVLDPDMITRINAIFAPGAIRGARYPAGAQAQVGTELLPDEELAAG, encoded by the coding sequence ATGGCTGAACGCACGCTTGGCACCCTTCCGGTTTCGGCGATCGGGCTGGGCTGCATGAACCTGAGCCACGCCTATGGCGAAACCCCGGCCCCCGAAGATGCGGCGCGGCTGCTCAACCGCGCGCTCGACCTGGGGGTGACCCTGCTCGATACCGCCGCGCTCTATGGCGGCGGCGCGAACGAGCGGTTGCTGGGCGAGGCGGTGAGGCATCGTCGAGACAGCTTCGTGCTGGCGAGCAAATGCGTGCTCGACCTGGCCGATGGCAAGCGGATCCTCGACGGATCCCCGGCGGCGATCGCGCGCTCGCTGGACGGCGCGCTGGCGCGGCTGCGGACCGACCATATCGACCTTTATTATCTCCACCGGCTCGACCCGAACGTGCCGATCGAGGAGTCGGTCGGCGCGCTGGCGCGGGCGCGCGAGGCGGGCAAGATCGGCGCGATCGGGCTCAGCGAAATGTCCGCCGCGACGATCGAGCGCGCGCATGCCGTCCACCCGATCGCAGCGGTGCAGAGCGAATATTCGCCGATGGTGCGCAACCCGGAGGTCGCGGTGCTCGACACCTGCCGCCGGCTCGGTATCGGCTTCGTCGCGTTTTCGCCGGTCGCGCGCGGGATGCTGGCGGGGGCAGTGCGCGCGGCGGACTATGTCGCGGGCGACATAAGGCTGGCGATGCCGCGCTTCGTCGAGCCCAATCTCGCGCACAATCTGCGCGCAGTCGCGGCGTTCGAGGCGCTGGCGGACGAGATCGGCTGCACCCCGGGGCAGTTGTCGCTCGGCTGGGTGCTGGCGCAGGGCGATACGGTCGTGCCGATCCCCGGCACGCGCAGCATCGCGCATCTGGAGGAGAATCTGGGTGCCGCCGGGCTGGTGCTCGATCCCGATATGATCACGCGGATAAACGCGATCTTCGCCCCCGGCGCGATTCGCGGCGCGCGCTATCCGGCGGGCGCGCAGGCGCAGGTCGGCACCGAATTGCTGCCCGATGAGGAGCTTGCGGCGGGGTAA
- a CDS encoding DUF3237 domain-containing protein: MRAPAVAALLWAGAAHAQAQAPAPPPAPVLEHVFSELVTLGASVAPGATPYGERNIIPITGGTFEGPGIKGVILPGGWDWQLKRADGCTDVKADYMLKTDDGVIINVVNTGALCPPAPGKPFSARTQPRFEAPIGKYGWLSQAAFIGTLEGATAPDGGPAVRIHFYRAR, translated from the coding sequence ATGCGCGCGCCGGCGGTGGCTGCGCTGCTCTGGGCAGGGGCGGCGCACGCTCAGGCTCAGGCACCCGCGCCGCCGCCGGCGCCCGTGCTGGAGCATGTCTTTTCCGAACTGGTGACGCTGGGCGCCTCCGTCGCGCCGGGGGCGACGCCCTATGGCGAACGCAACATCATCCCGATCACCGGCGGCACCTTCGAAGGGCCGGGGATCAAGGGCGTGATCCTGCCCGGTGGCTGGGACTGGCAGCTCAAGCGCGCCGATGGCTGCACCGACGTCAAGGCGGACTATATGCTCAAGACCGATGACGGGGTGATCATCAACGTCGTCAACACCGGCGCGCTCTGTCCCCCCGCACCCGGCAAGCCGTTTTCCGCGCGGACCCAGCCGCGGTTCGAGGCGCCGATCGGCAAATATGGCTGGCTCTCGCAGGCCGCGTTCATCGGCACGCTGGAGGGCGCCACCGCGCCCGATGGCGGCCCGGCGGTGCGGATCCACTTCTACCGGGCGCGCTGA
- a CDS encoding 5-methyltetrahydropteroyltriglutamate--homocysteine S-methyltransferase: MHKPPFRADHVGSFLRPAALIAARAEFKAGRIDAAALREAEDVAIRDVVALQESLGLQGITDGEFRRTYFHTDFLLQLDGIEEAGGTQVKFHQHGGRELEYAPPVMKVSGRVSHAQDIQRRDYEFLASCTDRTPKVTIPSPTMLHFRGGREAIDEAAYPDLDQFYEDISAAYRAEIASLADAGCRYLQLDDTNLAYLCDETQRENARRRGMDPDALPKLYARIINDAIRDAPEDMVTAVHLCRGNFRSSWAAEGGYEPVAEVLFNELAVDAYFLEYDDPRSGDFAPLRHVPKGKTVVLGLVTTKLGELESVDDVKRRIDAAAEYLPLEQAALSPQCGFSSTVHGNDIELEQQSAKMRLVVEVAEQVWGSL, encoded by the coding sequence ATGCACAAGCCACCCTTCCGCGCCGACCATGTCGGCAGCTTCCTGCGTCCCGCCGCGCTCATCGCGGCGCGCGCGGAGTTCAAGGCGGGGCGGATCGACGCCGCCGCGCTGCGCGAAGCCGAGGATGTCGCGATTCGCGACGTCGTGGCGCTGCAGGAATCGCTGGGGCTCCAGGGCATTACCGACGGCGAATTCCGCCGCACCTATTTCCACACCGACTTCCTGCTCCAGCTCGACGGGATCGAGGAGGCCGGCGGCACCCAGGTCAAGTTCCACCAGCATGGCGGGCGCGAGCTGGAATATGCGCCCCCGGTGATGAAGGTCAGCGGGCGCGTCAGCCACGCGCAGGACATCCAGCGGCGCGATTACGAATTCCTCGCCTCCTGCACCGATCGCACGCCGAAGGTCACCATCCCCTCGCCGACGATGCTCCATTTCCGCGGCGGGCGCGAGGCGATCGACGAGGCGGCCTATCCCGATCTCGACCAGTTCTATGAGGATATCTCGGCCGCCTATCGCGCCGAAATCGCGAGCCTGGCCGATGCCGGCTGCCGCTATCTCCAGCTCGACGATACCAACCTCGCCTATCTCTGCGACGAGACCCAGCGCGAGAATGCCCGCCGCCGCGGCATGGACCCCGATGCGCTGCCCAAGCTCTATGCCCGGATCATCAACGATGCGATCCGCGACGCGCCCGAGGACATGGTGACCGCCGTGCATCTGTGCCGCGGCAATTTCCGCTCGTCCTGGGCGGCGGAGGGCGGGTACGAGCCCGTCGCCGAAGTGTTGTTCAACGAACTCGCGGTCGACGCCTATTTCCTCGAATATGACGATCCCCGCTCGGGCGATTTCGCGCCGCTGCGGCATGTGCCGAAGGGCAAGACCGTCGTGCTCGGCCTCGTCACCACCAAGCTGGGCGAGCTGGAGAGCGTCGACGACGTCAAGCGCCGGATCGATGCCGCCGCCGAATATCTCCCGCTCGAACAGGCGGCGCTGTCGCCGCAATGCGGTTTCTCGTCGACGGTGCATGGCAACGACATCGAACTCGAGCAGCAATCGGCCAAGATGCGGCTGGTGGTCGAGGTTGCCGAACAGGTCTGGGGTTCGCTGTAA
- a CDS encoding MFS transporter, protein MHSDDPQAILDREPMSRMQWGVVAVMVGLNALDGFDVLSISFASPGIAKDWGIDRAALGLVLSMELVGMALGSLVLGGVADRIGRRATILACLGIMTLGMLAAATSPNVYLLSMWRLLTGLGIGGMLAATNAAVAEAANSRRRALCVVLMAAGYPVGTIVGGSIAAVLLAHFGWPSVFVFGAIASACFVPLVLLFAPESVAFLLHKRPKDALVRINRVLTRMGRTTIDALPAPETGAAARKASVAELFSRGLSRSTILLTGAYLAHIMTFYFILKWIPKIVVDMGHAPSSAAGVLVWASAGGAAGSLLLGLLTARVRLIPLTIAAMIASVALVVLFGRGGSDLATLSQLAAAAGFATNAGVVGLYAIVARSFPTRLRATATGFVIGIGRGGSALAPALAGLLFAAGYPLATVAILMGLGSAVAALALFGMVRRDGEVG, encoded by the coding sequence ATGCACAGCGACGATCCACAGGCAATATTGGACCGCGAACCGATGTCGCGGATGCAATGGGGCGTCGTGGCGGTGATGGTCGGGCTCAATGCGCTCGACGGGTTCGACGTCCTCTCGATCAGCTTCGCCTCGCCGGGAATCGCCAAGGATTGGGGAATCGATCGCGCCGCGCTCGGGCTGGTGCTGTCGATGGAACTGGTCGGCATGGCGCTGGGGTCGCTCGTGCTGGGCGGCGTCGCCGACCGGATCGGGCGGCGCGCGACGATTCTCGCATGCCTGGGGATCATGACGCTGGGGATGCTGGCGGCGGCGACGTCGCCGAACGTGTACCTCCTCTCGATGTGGCGGTTGCTGACCGGGCTCGGGATCGGCGGGATGCTGGCGGCGACCAATGCCGCCGTGGCCGAGGCGGCGAACAGCCGGCGCCGGGCGCTGTGCGTCGTGCTGATGGCGGCGGGCTATCCGGTCGGCACGATCGTCGGCGGATCGATCGCGGCGGTGCTGCTCGCGCATTTCGGCTGGCCTTCGGTATTCGTGTTCGGCGCGATCGCCAGCGCCTGCTTCGTCCCGCTGGTGCTGCTCTTCGCCCCCGAATCGGTCGCGTTCCTGCTCCACAAGCGACCCAAGGACGCGCTGGTCCGGATCAACCGGGTGCTCACCCGGATGGGGCGCACGACGATCGACGCGCTGCCCGCGCCCGAAACCGGCGCGGCGGCGCGCAAGGCATCGGTGGCGGAGCTGTTCTCGCGCGGATTGTCGCGCTCCACGATTTTGCTGACCGGCGCCTATCTCGCGCACATCATGACCTTTTACTTCATCCTGAAATGGATTCCCAAGATCGTCGTCGACATGGGCCATGCCCCATCCTCGGCAGCGGGGGTATTGGTATGGGCGAGCGCAGGCGGCGCGGCGGGATCGCTGCTGCTCGGGCTGCTCACGGCGCGGGTGCGGCTGATCCCGCTGACCATCGCGGCGATGATCGCGTCGGTCGCGCTGGTGGTGCTGTTCGGGCGCGGGGGAAGCGACCTTGCCACGCTGTCGCAACTGGCCGCGGCGGCGGGATTTGCGACCAATGCCGGCGTCGTCGGCCTGTATGCGATCGTCGCGCGCAGCTTCCCCACGCGGCTGCGCGCCACCGCGACCGGGTTCGTCATCGGGATCGGCCGCGGCGGCTCGGCGCTGGCGCCGGCGCTCGCCGGGCTGTTGTTCGCAGCGGGCTATCCGCTGGCGACGGTCGCGATCCTGATGGGGCTGGGCTCGGCGGTCGCCGCGCTGGCGCTGTTCGGGATGGTGCGGCGTGACGGCGAGGTGGGTTGA
- a CDS encoding aldehyde dehydrogenase: protein MASSTDAPRVFERRNPVTGEVATTTPAASVADANAACDAAAAAFPAWSAMGPNARRALLMKAATALEGRAADFVQAMMTEIGATEGWARFNLALAAGMVREAAALTTQITGEVIPSDKPGCVAMALREPVGVMLGIAPWNAPIILGVRALAVPLACGNTVVLKASEQCPRTHSIIVEAFAEAGLPEGAVSLVTNAPEDAAEIVGALIDNRHVRRINFTGSTHVGRIIAQRAAGHLKPVLLELGGKAPLIILDDADLDEAVKAAAFGAFMNQGQICMSTERIIVVESVADAFAAKFKEKVSSMAVGDPREGKTPLGAVVDQKTVDCVRGLIDDALAHGAEQLVGGDANGVLMPAHVIDRVTPEMRLFRDESFGPVVGVIRARDEAHAIELANDTEYGLSASVFTRDTARGLRVARQVQSGICHINGPTVHDEAQMPFGGMKASGYGRFGGKAGIDAFTELRWITIETQPGHFPI, encoded by the coding sequence ATGGCTAGTTCGACTGACGCGCCCCGGGTTTTCGAGCGGCGCAACCCGGTGACCGGCGAGGTTGCCACCACTACGCCGGCGGCCAGCGTCGCCGACGCCAACGCCGCCTGCGACGCGGCAGCCGCAGCGTTCCCGGCCTGGTCCGCAATGGGCCCCAATGCCCGCCGCGCGCTGCTGATGAAGGCGGCGACTGCGCTGGAGGGCCGCGCCGCCGACTTCGTCCAGGCGATGATGACCGAAATCGGCGCGACCGAGGGCTGGGCTCGCTTCAACCTGGCGCTCGCCGCCGGGATGGTGCGCGAAGCCGCCGCGCTGACCACACAGATCACCGGCGAGGTGATCCCCTCCGACAAGCCCGGCTGCGTTGCCATGGCACTGCGCGAACCAGTCGGCGTGATGCTCGGCATCGCGCCGTGGAATGCGCCGATCATCCTGGGCGTCCGCGCGCTGGCGGTGCCGCTCGCCTGCGGCAACACCGTGGTGCTCAAGGCGAGCGAGCAATGCCCGCGCACGCACTCGATCATCGTCGAGGCTTTTGCCGAAGCGGGCCTGCCCGAGGGCGCCGTCAGCCTCGTCACCAACGCGCCCGAGGACGCAGCCGAGATCGTCGGCGCGCTGATCGACAACCGCCATGTCCGCCGCATCAACTTCACCGGATCGACCCATGTCGGCCGGATCATCGCCCAGCGCGCCGCCGGGCACCTCAAGCCCGTCCTTCTCGAACTGGGGGGCAAGGCGCCGCTGATCATCCTCGACGACGCCGATCTCGACGAAGCGGTGAAGGCCGCGGCGTTCGGCGCGTTCATGAACCAGGGCCAGATCTGCATGTCGACCGAGCGGATCATCGTGGTCGAGAGCGTCGCCGACGCCTTTGCCGCGAAGTTCAAGGAGAAGGTGTCGTCGATGGCCGTCGGCGATCCGCGCGAGGGCAAGACCCCGCTCGGCGCGGTGGTCGACCAGAAGACCGTCGATTGCGTCCGCGGCCTGATCGACGATGCGCTGGCCCATGGCGCGGAACAGCTGGTCGGCGGCGATGCCAATGGCGTGCTGATGCCCGCGCATGTGATCGATCGGGTGACCCCCGAAATGCGGCTGTTCCGCGACGAAAGCTTCGGCCCGGTCGTCGGCGTGATCCGCGCGCGCGACGAGGCCCATGCGATCGAACTCGCCAACGACACCGAATATGGCCTGTCGGCCTCGGTGTTCACCCGCGACACCGCGCGCGGCCTGCGCGTCGCACGCCAGGTCCAGTCGGGCATCTGCCACATCAACGGCCCGACCGTGCATGACGAGGCCCAGATGCCCTTCGGCGGCATGAAGGCGTCGGGCTATGGCCGCTTCGGCGGCAAGGCGGGGATCGACGCCTTTACCGAATTGCGCTGGATCACGATCGAGACCCAACCTGGTCATTTCCCGATCTGA
- a CDS encoding p-hydroxycinnamoyl CoA hydratase/lyase: MTELSSNGVVAYDVEDGIAWVRFNRPDKRNCMSPTLNRDMLAVLESLEFRDDFGVLVLSGEGTAWSAGMDLKEYFRENEAKGLGATRAAQREAYGWWDRLRWYQKPTIAMVNGWCFGGGYGPLFSCDLAFAANEAQFGLSEINWGILPGGGASKVAAELLPFRKAMYHAMMGENLTGVQAAEWGLVNEALPLDQLKARVTEVAKVLLAKNPVALKATKDAVRRVREMTYDNAEDYLIRAQEAANSFDSEGRKEATRQFIDEKSYKPGLGAYDRTKTGA, translated from the coding sequence ATGACTGAACTGAGCAGCAACGGCGTCGTCGCCTATGACGTCGAAGACGGCATCGCCTGGGTGCGCTTCAACCGTCCGGACAAGCGCAACTGCATGAGCCCGACGCTCAACCGCGACATGCTGGCGGTGCTGGAATCGCTAGAATTCCGCGACGATTTCGGCGTGCTGGTACTGAGCGGCGAAGGCACCGCCTGGTCCGCGGGCATGGACCTCAAGGAGTATTTCCGCGAGAACGAAGCCAAGGGGCTCGGCGCCACCCGCGCCGCGCAGCGCGAGGCCTATGGCTGGTGGGACCGGCTGCGCTGGTATCAGAAGCCGACGATCGCGATGGTCAATGGCTGGTGCTTCGGCGGCGGCTATGGCCCGTTGTTCAGCTGCGACCTCGCCTTCGCCGCGAACGAGGCGCAGTTCGGCCTGTCGGAGATCAACTGGGGCATCCTGCCCGGCGGCGGCGCATCGAAGGTCGCGGCCGAGCTGCTGCCGTTCCGCAAGGCGATGTACCATGCGATGATGGGCGAGAACCTGACCGGCGTGCAGGCCGCCGAATGGGGCCTGGTCAACGAAGCACTGCCGCTCGACCAGCTCAAGGCGCGCGTCACCGAAGTGGCCAAGGTGCTGCTCGCCAAGAACCCGGTGGCGCTCAAGGCGACCAAGGACGCGGTCCGCCGCGTGCGCGAGATGACCTATGACAATGCCGAGGACTATCTGATCCGCGCGCAGGAAGCGGCCAACAGCTTCGATTCCGAAGGCCGCAAGGAAGCGACCCGGCAGTTCATCGACGAGAAGAGCTACAAGCCGGGCCTGGGCGCCTATGACCGGACTAAGACCGGCGCCTGA
- a CDS encoding acetate--CoA ligase family protein has protein sequence MMPDLSRLLTPRSVAIVGASPTPGSLGASVLANLERYGFAGDIHLINPKRDTIGDRPCLKSIADLPEGVDAAVLAIPGGGAVEALRALAARGVGAAVIFAAGFAEGGEEGLAAQAEVGRIAAEHGMVIEGPNCLGLVNYVDGIPLTFVETPAMQLEGGPGIGIVSQSGAMAVVLGTMLMGKDLPVSVTISTGNEAATGVEDYVEYLIGADHTRVIAMIVEQFRDPARFLALVAKAEAAGKTIVLLHPGKSSAARESAATHTGAMAGDWDVMRAKVERAGVVLADSLEELGDITDIAARAQPLGAGGTAVLAESGAFKALTLDLCESIALALPALGGATHERLRAVLPDFIPVSNPMDLTAQALVDPELYRRTLEPLLDDPAIAAVVLAIIQTDPATSARKFLPIIEALGALQPEKPVLFAGLDEGAGVPPDYVAQLRALGVPYFPTADRAFRALRQLTRRADRDLAAPATPPVALQDLPLGIVPEYRAKQMLAQADIAFPAGGFAASIEQAREVAARIGYPVVLKAQSAALSHKSDAGGVILNLADDDALAAGWERLYANVAAYAPGMVLDGVLVEAMGARGTELIVGARNDPDWGPVILIGMGGVQAELLKDVRLITPDLSQSAIVAELRKLKSAALFDGFRGSPPLDLDAVAALVARLGAVLTGTPGIREVDLNPVIVYPQGMGAIALDALMQTDGA, from the coding sequence ATGATGCCCGATCTTTCCCGCCTGCTCACCCCCCGCTCGGTCGCGATCGTGGGGGCGTCACCCACGCCCGGATCGCTCGGCGCATCGGTGCTCGCCAATCTCGAGCGTTACGGCTTTGCCGGCGACATCCACCTGATCAACCCGAAGCGCGACACGATCGGCGACCGGCCCTGCCTGAAGTCGATTGCCGACCTGCCCGAGGGCGTCGACGCGGCGGTGCTGGCGATTCCCGGCGGCGGCGCGGTCGAGGCGCTGCGCGCACTGGCGGCGCGCGGCGTCGGCGCGGCGGTGATCTTCGCCGCGGGCTTTGCCGAGGGCGGCGAGGAAGGGCTGGCGGCGCAGGCCGAAGTCGGGCGGATCGCCGCCGAGCACGGCATGGTGATCGAGGGGCCGAACTGCCTCGGGCTGGTCAATTATGTCGATGGCATCCCCCTGACCTTTGTCGAGACTCCGGCGATGCAGCTCGAAGGCGGGCCGGGCATCGGCATCGTCTCGCAATCGGGCGCGATGGCGGTGGTGCTGGGCACGATGCTGATGGGCAAGGACCTGCCGGTCTCGGTCACCATCTCCACCGGCAACGAAGCCGCGACCGGGGTGGAGGATTATGTCGAATATCTGATCGGGGCCGACCATACCCGCGTCATCGCGATGATCGTCGAGCAGTTCCGCGATCCCGCGCGCTTCCTCGCGCTCGTCGCGAAGGCGGAAGCGGCGGGCAAGACGATCGTGCTGCTCCACCCGGGCAAATCGAGCGCCGCGCGCGAATCGGCGGCGACGCATACCGGCGCGATGGCGGGCGACTGGGACGTGATGCGCGCCAAGGTCGAGCGCGCGGGCGTCGTGCTGGCCGACAGCCTGGAGGAATTGGGCGACATCACCGACATCGCCGCGCGCGCGCAGCCGCTAGGCGCGGGCGGCACCGCGGTCCTCGCCGAATCGGGGGCGTTCAAGGCATTGACGCTCGACCTGTGCGAATCGATCGCGCTTGCACTGCCCGCGCTGGGCGGCGCGACGCACGAGCGGCTGCGCGCGGTGCTTCCCGATTTCATCCCGGTCTCGAACCCGATGGACCTGACTGCGCAGGCGCTGGTCGATCCCGAACTGTACCGCCGCACGCTCGAGCCTTTGCTCGACGACCCGGCGATCGCCGCGGTCGTGCTGGCGATCATCCAGACCGATCCGGCGACATCGGCGCGCAAGTTCCTGCCGATCATCGAGGCGCTGGGCGCATTGCAGCCGGAAAAGCCGGTGTTGTTCGCCGGGCTCGACGAAGGCGCCGGGGTGCCGCCCGACTATGTCGCGCAGCTGCGCGCACTGGGCGTCCCCTATTTCCCGACCGCAGACCGCGCCTTCCGCGCGCTGCGTCAGCTCACCCGCCGCGCCGATCGCGACCTGGCGGCCCCGGCCACCCCGCCGGTCGCGCTCCAGGACCTGCCGCTCGGCATCGTCCCCGAATATCGCGCGAAGCAAATGCTTGCCCAGGCCGATATCGCCTTTCCCGCCGGCGGGTTCGCCGCGTCGATCGAACAGGCGCGCGAGGTTGCGGCGCGGATCGGCTATCCGGTGGTGCTCAAGGCACAGTCGGCGGCGCTGTCGCACAAGAGTGACGCGGGCGGCGTGATCCTGAACCTCGCCGACGACGATGCGCTGGCGGCGGGATGGGAGCGGCTCTACGCCAACGTCGCCGCCTATGCGCCCGGCATGGTGCTGGACGGCGTGCTGGTCGAGGCGATGGGCGCGCGCGGGACCGAATTGATCGTCGGCGCGCGCAACGATCCCGATTGGGGTCCGGTCATCCTGATCGGCATGGGCGGCGTCCAGGCCGAACTGCTCAAGGACGTGCGCCTGATCACCCCCGATCTGTCGCAATCCGCGATCGTGGCCGAACTGCGCAAGCTCAAGAGCGCCGCGCTGTTCGACGGCTTCCGCGGCTCGCCGCCGCTCGATCTCGACGCCGTGGCGGCACTGGTCGCGCGGCTGGGCGCAGTGCTGACCGGCACGCCCGGTATCCGCGAAGTCGATCTCAACCCGGTGATCGTCTATCCGCAGGGCATGGGCGCGATCGCGCTCGACGCACTGATGCAGACCGACGGCGCCTGA
- a CDS encoding MarR family winged helix-turn-helix transcriptional regulator: MSRKSISFGGLSSLVGFHLRWASGEFALDFRTSLEGTGMRQVLVGILAIVQANPGINQGGVGKALGIKRANMVSLINELVQRGAIGRTETPQDRRAFALKLTEEGEALLADCLARIAEHEQRLLWRLTALEQQLLVDLLSRIGPRPA, translated from the coding sequence ATGTCGCGCAAATCGATTAGCTTCGGCGGCCTTTCCTCGCTGGTCGGCTTTCATCTTCGCTGGGCCTCGGGCGAGTTCGCGCTCGACTTTCGCACCTCGCTGGAGGGGACGGGGATGCGCCAGGTGCTCGTCGGCATCCTGGCGATCGTCCAGGCCAATCCGGGGATCAACCAGGGCGGCGTCGGCAAGGCGCTGGGGATCAAGCGCGCCAATATGGTGTCGCTGATCAACGAGCTGGTCCAGCGCGGCGCGATCGGCCGCACCGAGACGCCGCAGGATCGCCGCGCCTTCGCGCTGAAGCTTACCGAGGAGGGCGAGGCCTTGCTGGCCGACTGCCTCGCGCGCATCGCGGAGCATGAACAAAGGCTGCTCTGGCGGCTGACCGCGCTGGAGCAGCAATTGCTGGTCGACCTGCTCTCGCGGATCGGGCCGCGCCCGGCCTGA
- a CDS encoding MarR family winged helix-turn-helix transcriptional regulator, whose protein sequence is MTRTDEETPIDDSGVGPISDIVGFHIRLAHGAVYRHFMETFADLGLTQKQVSVLWLVSDHPGIAQTDLAQRLQMDRATVMGIINRLQARDYLVRGASETDRRRQTLMLRPAGRQALEEALKAIREHEKWLTSRFTKREVQQLVRLLARIHE, encoded by the coding sequence TTGACGCGAACCGACGAAGAGACACCGATCGACGACAGCGGCGTGGGGCCGATCAGCGACATTGTCGGCTTCCACATCCGCCTGGCGCATGGCGCGGTCTATCGGCATTTCATGGAGACCTTTGCCGATCTCGGGCTGACGCAGAAGCAGGTGTCGGTGCTGTGGCTGGTCAGCGATCATCCGGGCATCGCCCAGACCGACCTGGCGCAGCGGCTCCAGATGGATCGCGCGACGGTGATGGGGATCATCAACCGGCTCCAGGCGCGCGACTATCTCGTGCGCGGCGCGTCGGAAACCGACCGACGGCGCCAGACGCTGATGCTGCGCCCGGCGGGGCGGCAGGCGCTGGAGGAAGCGCTCAAGGCAATTCGCGAGCATGAGAAATGGCTCACCTCGCGCTTCACCAAGCGCGAAGTGCAGCAGCTCGTCCGGCTGCTGGCGCGGATTCACGAATAG
- the cobA gene encoding uroporphyrinogen-III C-methyltransferase has product MAEAMVAGEVWLVGAGPGDPDLLTRKAEGLLKQASVVFYDALVGPGVLELIPAQVRRVPVGKRSGRHSKDQGSINDLLVAAARAGERVVRLKGGDPSVFGRSMEEVAALAAAGIATRICPGITAASAAAASAGISLSLRGLARRVQFVTAHVQAGAPLAVDWPALADPGCTTAIYMGRAAAGEISRQLIAAGLDSKTPVLLACDISLPGEQLLRTRLDLLPLAARSMAAGKPMLILVGEAVAGGAIRESAPAAGRAAALRAW; this is encoded by the coding sequence ATGGCTGAAGCAATGGTGGCGGGCGAAGTCTGGCTGGTCGGCGCCGGGCCCGGCGATCCCGACCTGCTGACGCGCAAGGCGGAAGGGCTGCTCAAGCAGGCAAGCGTCGTCTTCTACGACGCGCTGGTGGGGCCCGGCGTCCTCGAGCTGATCCCGGCGCAGGTCCGTCGCGTGCCCGTCGGCAAGCGTTCGGGGCGGCATTCGAAGGATCAGGGCAGCATCAACGATCTGCTGGTCGCAGCCGCGCGTGCGGGCGAGCGCGTGGTGCGGCTCAAGGGCGGCGACCCGTCGGTGTTCGGACGGTCGATGGAAGAAGTCGCGGCGCTGGCGGCGGCGGGGATCGCGACGCGGATATGCCCGGGGATCACCGCGGCCAGCGCCGCCGCCGCATCCGCCGGCATCTCGCTTTCGCTGCGCGGTCTGGCGCGGCGGGTGCAGTTTGTCACCGCGCATGTCCAGGCGGGGGCGCCGCTCGCGGTGGATTGGCCCGCGCTGGCCGATCCGGGCTGTACGACGGCAATCTATATGGGGCGCGCGGCGGCGGGTGAGATCAGCCGCCAGCTGATCGCGGCGGGGCTTGATTCGAAAACGCCGGTGCTGCTGGCCTGCGACATCAGCCTTCCGGGCGAGCAATTGCTGCGCACCCGGCTCGACCTGTTGCCGCTCGCGGCCCGGTCGATGGCGGCGGGCAAGCCGATGCTGATCCTGGTGGGCGAGGCCGTTGCGGGCGGCGCTATTCGTGAATCCGCGCCAGCAGCCGGACGAGCTGCTGCACTTCGCGCTTGGTGA